A region from the Bacteroidota bacterium genome encodes:
- a CDS encoding transposase zinc-binding domain-containing protein, protein MQNTRQRIELADIFSSHAKSFLQHHQLCPQQQKAFDAIIRCRTAALGGHIDRCDSCGYQRPSYNSCRNRNCPKCQFVKKVQWVDKLAANLPPVKHFHVVFTIPRCLHQLFS, encoded by the coding sequence ATGCAAAATACTCGCCAGCGCATTGAGCTTGCAGATATTTTCAGCAGCCATGCCAAATCATTCCTGCAACATCACCAGCTTTGCCCCCAACAGCAAAAAGCTTTCGATGCCATCATCCGCTGCCGCACCGCTGCACTTGGCGGACACATTGACCGCTGCGATAGTTGTGGCTACCAGCGTCCATCATACAACTCTTGCCGTAACCGCAATTGCCCCAAGTGCCAGTTTGTTAAGAAAGTGCAATGGGTTGATAAACTGGCAGCCAACCTGCCGCCGGTAAAACATTTTCATGTGGTTTTTACGATCCCACGTTGTTTG
- the moaC gene encoding cyclic pyranopterin monophosphate synthase MoaC, protein MAKLTHTDEKGKASMVDVSAKPAVERAASAEGFISLSPQTLELISQNQMKKGDVLTVAEIAGIQAAKLTWQLIPLCHPLQLSHISVKTETTSQGVKVTSEARCTGPTGVEMEALTAVNVALLTIYDMCKAVDKHMEMSNIRLVYKTKSRA, encoded by the coding sequence ATGGCTAAACTGACACATACCGACGAAAAAGGCAAGGCCAGCATGGTGGATGTGAGCGCCAAGCCTGCGGTGGAGCGTGCGGCATCGGCCGAAGGGTTTATCAGCCTGAGCCCGCAAACCCTCGAACTGATCAGCCAGAACCAGATGAAAAAAGGCGACGTGCTCACCGTGGCCGAGATAGCTGGCATTCAGGCAGCAAAACTCACCTGGCAGCTCATCCCGCTTTGCCATCCGCTTCAGCTGAGCCATATCTCAGTGAAAACCGAGACAACCAGCCAGGGCGTGAAGGTGACCTCCGAAGCCCGCTGCACCGGGCCAACAGGCGTCGAAATGGAAGCACTCACCGCGGTGAATGTGGCCCTGCTGACCATCTACGACATGTGCAAGGCAGTGGATAAACACATGGAGATGAGCAACATACGCCTGGTTTACAAAACCAAATCCAGGGCTTAA
- a CDS encoding tyrosine-type recombinase/integrase: MLSLAEIEKLIAVTQNIKHRAILMLAYSSGLRREEVQLIKPSAIDSARMQVHVVQGKGKKDRYTILATKTLEILRHYYKCERPSCYLLKSAEKKESPWQIRP; this comes from the coding sequence GTGTTATCGCTTGCCGAAATAGAAAAACTGATCGCTGTTACACAAAACATTAAACACCGTGCCATTTTGATGCTGGCATACTCTTCCGGCCTCAGGCGTGAGGAAGTACAATTGATAAAGCCTTCAGCCATTGATTCGGCACGTATGCAGGTGCATGTGGTTCAGGGCAAAGGAAAGAAAGACCGCTACACAATCCTGGCAACAAAAACCCTCGAGATCTTAAGGCATTATTATAAGTGCGAAAGGCCTTCATGCTATCTTTTGAAGTCCGCGGAAAAAAAGGAAAGCCCCTGGCAGATCAGACCCTGA
- a CDS encoding phage integrase N-terminal SAM-like domain-containing protein: MKKNHSQLVERLLREMQLRNYSPRTIHTYGELMSKVENFFHLPIDKITTNQFKDYLHRRITQEGISTSCVNQYISAFKILQTDVLKHNWEDIKIKRPRRTKSFRLCYRLPK; encoded by the coding sequence ATGAAAAAGAATCATTCTCAACTTGTTGAGCGGCTTCTCCGTGAGATGCAACTCAGAAATTACAGCCCAAGAACCATACATACTTATGGCGAGCTGATGTCAAAGGTAGAAAACTTCTTTCATCTGCCTATTGACAAAATTACAACAAATCAATTCAAAGATTATCTTCACCGGCGTATCACGCAGGAAGGTATTTCCACATCCTGCGTTAACCAGTACATCAGCGCTTTTAAGATCTTGCAAACCGATGTACTTAAACACAACTGGGAGGACATAAAAATAAAACGCCCACGGCGCACCAAAAGCTTCCGGTTGTGTTATCGCTTGCCGAAATAG
- a CDS encoding GTP 3',8-cyclase MoaA — protein MFDSFNRKITYLRVSVTDRCNLRCTYCMPACGIDPLPHSAVLTFEEIEAVVRHAAAHGVNKIRITGGEPLVRKNIVQLVAMLAGVPGISELTMTTNGVLLGRFAAELKAAGLQRVNISLDSVDPQRFREITRVGDVEDVFRGIRAARQAGLEPIKINCVIKKSPDEPDAAGVREFCRQEGLQLRYIKEMNLETGQFSQVIGGDGGHCASCNRMRLTANGDLKPCLFSDLAYNVRTLGIEQAWLAAITNKPACGSANHKNQFSNIGG, from the coding sequence ATGTTCGACTCTTTTAACCGGAAAATCACCTATCTGCGGGTCTCGGTCACCGACCGATGCAACCTCCGGTGCACCTACTGCATGCCGGCTTGTGGCATCGACCCTTTGCCGCACAGTGCCGTCCTGACCTTTGAGGAAATTGAAGCCGTGGTGCGTCATGCCGCAGCCCATGGCGTGAACAAAATCCGCATCACAGGAGGTGAACCCCTGGTGCGGAAAAACATCGTGCAGCTTGTGGCCATGCTTGCCGGCGTGCCAGGCATCAGCGAGCTGACCATGACCACCAATGGGGTGTTGCTCGGGCGTTTTGCAGCCGAACTAAAAGCCGCGGGACTACAGCGTGTAAACATCAGCCTCGACAGCGTGGACCCGCAAAGGTTTCGCGAAATTACACGTGTTGGAGACGTGGAAGATGTGTTTCGGGGAATCCGGGCCGCAAGGCAGGCCGGCCTCGAACCTATCAAAATTAATTGTGTGATCAAAAAAAGTCCGGACGAACCCGATGCAGCCGGCGTGAGGGAGTTTTGCAGGCAGGAAGGCCTGCAGCTTCGCTACATCAAAGAGATGAACCTCGAAACAGGTCAGTTTTCGCAGGTGATAGGTGGCGATGGCGGCCATTGTGCCAGCTGCAACCGCATGCGCCTCACTGCCAATGGCGACCTCAAACCCTGCCTGTTCAGCGACCTTGCCTACAACGTCCGTACCCTGGGCATCGAACAGGCCTGGCTGGCAGCCATAACCAACAAACCGGCCTGCGGCTCGGCAAACCACAAAAACCAGTTCAGCAACATCGGCGGATAA
- a CDS encoding tyrosine-type recombinase/integrase, with protein sequence MKRGLNRLMPSDGSDLPEGGTDLRYIQELLGHKSSKTTEIYTHVTEKCLTKIKSPFDELLKQRPRMNEIKPDICQTYTPILQ encoded by the coding sequence ATGAAACGTGGTTTGAACCGGTTGATGCCATCGGATGGTTCTGATTTGCCGGAAGGGGGAACTGACCTCAGGTATATCCAGGAATTGCTTGGGCATAAAAGCAGCAAAACAACGGAAATTTACACCCACGTTACCGAAAAATGTTTAACTAAAATCAAGTCACCCTTTGATGAATTATTAAAACAACGACCAAGAATGAATGAAATAAAACCTGACATTTGTCAGACCTATACACCCATTTTGCAGTGA
- a CDS encoding tetratricopeptide repeat protein — MRATFVMVILMLIPVLMPAQVNHRAFIQQARFELSEERYVDALRSLNTAIGVRPDRFEPWFLRGVAKYSLGDFAGAESDFGQALQLHPLHIRSYHYRGLTRIRLANYFDAMQDFGKALELDPYDAGLRIALGDALLHLNRAQEALAEYSMALTIQPRNAEAWTKKGMANQAMGKSDEALADLEQAVHYNTFSLDARLRLALLKAETGRKAEALDEFATLARIHPDEPIVFFQQALVQLEIGDTTAALISLEKVNTLEPANNLATYNRALIYSQLKDYKRAIELFEEVLNRQPAHILSWFNKGVAHMKINAFREAEDDFSRAIILFPGFVAAWLNRADARKTLGNQKGASDDRETAARLLDEQSLPDLPDSPFRNDSLWFNKIMRLQSEFAGPGLAGRPQFAPPDVAPFGLFIVSARPRGQETRLLRDEFSAAIDLSFDQQLVFGFVPSNEADAATAMADPLPLAGNEADLYAFIQASHELQKGNYHHAINGFSSIGHESVLYRAARINLSAAMCLSELIKADAPHTYELTIASAGAAPSPRPAAPKPNLDLAIATLSTLTTASGSPAAAHHNLGYMLLLDKQYHPSIDAFSNALAVQPGLGESWFNRALVLLYLSETRLACHDLSKAGEQGIVQAYPLIRRYCAKP; from the coding sequence ATGCGCGCTACATTTGTAATGGTGATCCTGATGCTGATTCCCGTGCTCATGCCGGCTCAGGTGAACCATCGTGCTTTTATTCAGCAGGCCCGTTTCGAACTCAGCGAAGAGCGTTATGTGGACGCATTGCGCAGCCTCAATACCGCCATTGGTGTTCGTCCCGACCGCTTTGAACCCTGGTTTTTGCGCGGCGTGGCAAAATACAGCCTGGGCGACTTTGCCGGCGCCGAAAGCGATTTTGGTCAGGCCCTGCAGCTTCACCCCTTGCACATCAGGTCGTACCACTATCGCGGTCTTACCCGCATCCGGCTGGCCAACTACTTCGACGCCATGCAGGACTTCGGCAAGGCCCTGGAGCTCGATCCTTACGATGCCGGACTTCGCATAGCCCTGGGTGATGCCTTGTTGCACCTCAACCGCGCACAGGAAGCCCTGGCCGAATACAGCATGGCCCTCACCATCCAGCCACGCAATGCAGAAGCCTGGACAAAAAAAGGTATGGCCAACCAGGCCATGGGAAAATCCGACGAAGCCCTTGCCGACCTCGAACAGGCCGTGCATTACAACACTTTTTCGCTCGATGCCCGGCTCAGGCTTGCCTTGCTCAAAGCCGAGACCGGACGAAAGGCAGAAGCCCTCGACGAATTTGCCACACTGGCCCGAATTCATCCCGATGAACCCATAGTTTTCTTTCAGCAGGCACTTGTGCAGCTCGAAATCGGCGACACCACAGCCGCTCTGATCTCGCTGGAGAAAGTGAATACGCTCGAACCAGCCAACAACCTTGCCACCTACAACAGGGCACTCATCTACAGTCAGTTAAAAGATTACAAGCGTGCCATCGAACTTTTCGAAGAAGTCTTAAACCGGCAGCCAGCCCACATCCTCAGTTGGTTCAACAAAGGTGTGGCACACATGAAAATCAACGCTTTTCGCGAAGCAGAAGACGACTTCAGCCGTGCCATCATCCTGTTTCCGGGTTTTGTGGCTGCCTGGCTCAACCGTGCTGATGCCCGAAAAACGCTTGGAAACCAGAAAGGTGCATCGGACGACAGGGAAACGGCGGCTCGCCTGCTCGACGAACAGAGCTTGCCTGATCTTCCGGACAGCCCGTTCCGAAACGACTCGCTCTGGTTCAACAAAATCATGCGGCTACAATCGGAGTTTGCCGGCCCGGGCCTGGCCGGCAGGCCACAGTTTGCACCACCGGATGTGGCGCCCTTCGGGCTTTTTATCGTATCGGCCAGGCCACGCGGACAGGAGACCAGGCTCCTGCGCGACGAATTCAGCGCAGCAATTGACCTGAGTTTTGATCAGCAACTGGTTTTCGGATTTGTGCCCAGTAATGAAGCTGATGCGGCCACTGCAATGGCTGATCCATTGCCTCTTGCAGGCAACGAAGCCGACCTTTATGCTTTCATACAAGCATCGCACGAACTGCAGAAAGGAAATTACCACCATGCCATCAACGGCTTTTCTTCCATCGGACACGAGTCGGTGTTGTACCGCGCTGCCCGGATCAACCTCTCAGCAGCCATGTGCTTAAGCGAACTGATAAAAGCCGATGCCCCGCATACTTACGAACTCACCATCGCAAGCGCAGGCGCTGCGCCGAGTCCTCGTCCCGCTGCTCCAAAGCCCAACCTCGACCTGGCCATCGCCACCCTCAGCACACTCACCACAGCATCCGGAAGCCCGGCAGCCGCACACCACAACCTGGGTTATATGCTCCTGCTCGACAAGCAATATCACCCTTCCATCGATGCCTTCAGCAATGCACTGGCCGTGCAACCCGGGCTGGGGGAAAGCTGGTTCAACCGCGCACTGGTGCTGCTCTACCTGTCGGAAACCCGACTGGCTTGCCACGACCTTTCGAAAGCCGGAGAACAAGGCATAGTGCAGGCCTACCCCCTGATCAGACGTTACTGTGCGAAGCCCTGA
- a CDS encoding tyrosine-type recombinase/integrase, with the protein MLSFEVRGKKGKPLADQTLNTIVKKSALKAGIKKQISFHTLRHCFATHLLEKA; encoded by the coding sequence ATGCTATCTTTTGAAGTCCGCGGAAAAAAAGGAAAGCCCCTGGCAGATCAGACCCTGAACACTATTGTTAAGAAATCGGCCCTGAAAGCTGGCATTAAGAAACAAATCTCCTTTCACACCCTCAGGCACTGCTTTGCTACCCATTTGCTCGAAAAGGCGTAA